One part of the Arabidopsis thaliana chromosome 1 sequence genome encodes these proteins:
- a CDS encoding Ubiquitin-specific protease family C19-related protein (Ubiquitin-specific protease family C19-related protein; BEST Arabidopsis thaliana protein match is: TRAF-like family protein (TAIR:AT1G31380.1); Has 283 Blast hits to 262 proteins in 3 species: Archae - 0; Bacteria - 0; Metazoa - 0; Fungi - 0; Plants - 283; Viruses - 0; Other Eukaryotes - 0 (source: NCBI BLink).), producing MAHIMWKVVLTNTNDKGAKRRELTPLRNTKRQKYGERQDTNASWLSDDRTIKPKLPSCGFRSMLPLNELLDVNGGFMVNGEVKIVAEVGVLEVVRKSDVLVETSLVMESIDVNGFQVLPSQVESVKSLFEKHPDIASKFRPKNPHLRTTSLNSLLSLTEILCHCQSPEELSIDDLANAYSTLICLTKAGFKLD from the exons ATGGCCCATATAATGTGGAAAGTTGTTCTCACAAACACAAACGACAAAGgagcaaaaagaagagagcTAACTCCTCTGCGCAAcacaaagagacaaaaatatgGAGAGCGTCAAGATACCAATGCCAGCTGGCTCTCCGACGATCGTACTATCAAACCG AAGCTTCCCAGCTGTGGTTTCCGATCAATGCTTCCCCTTAACGAACTTCTTGACGTAAATGGCGGGTTTATGGTGAATGGAGAAGTCAAGATTGTTGCCGAGGTTGGTGTTCTTGAAGTTGTTCGCAAATCAGATGTGTTAGTGGAAACTTCATTAGTGATGGAAAGCATCGATGTCAATGGGTTTCAAGTTCTTCCTTCACAG GTAGAATCTGTGAAGAGTTTGTTTGAAAAGCACCCAGACATTGCATCGAAATTCCGTCCAAAGAACCCACATCTGAGAACAACATCCTTGAATAGTCTACTAAGCTTGACTGAGATTCTGTGTCACTGTCAGTCCCCTGAGGAACTCTCCATTGATGATCTTGCCAACGCGTATTCTACActaatttgtttgacaaaagcTGGGTTCAAGTTGGATtga
- a CDS encoding TRAF-like family protein (TRAF-like family protein; CONTAINS InterPro DOMAIN/s: TRAF-like (InterPro:IPR008974), MATH (InterPro:IPR002083); BEST Arabidopsis thaliana protein match is: TRAF-like family protein (TAIR:AT1G31390.1); Has 642 Blast hits to 551 proteins in 24 species: Archae - 0; Bacteria - 0; Metazoa - 0; Fungi - 4; Plants - 632; Viruses - 0; Other Eukaryotes - 6 (source: NCBI BLink).), translated as MADQYEKRITWTIKNFSSLQSHAIYFDIFVVGDTKWHLLAYPKGYGDSINKCLSLFLGVPDPDDLPSGWKRHIIYRLTVVNQMSEKLSKQEVARGGFYPRSLTFGSQVMLPLTELYGGFLVSGQVKIVAEVGVLEVVGKSDVLEETLLVNGGINVNGFQVLPSQVESVNNLFKNHPDIASNFRLENTHLRTTYLNSLLCLTELLCQSPHKLSNVDLANAHCTLTCVTKAGFKLDWLEKKLKEVGKTRMQQLEQNLKDLKESLCWSSDDEDDLSRSVKT; from the exons ATGGCAGACCAATATGAAAAGAGGATAACATGGACGATTAAGAATTTCTCCTCTTTGCAATCTCATgcaatttattttgatatttttgtagttGGGGACACCAAATG GCATCTTCTGGCCTATCCCAAGGGATATGGTGATAGCATTAATAAAtgtttgtctctgtttcttggTGTTCCTGATCCTGATGATTTGCCTTCTGGTTGGAAAAGACACATCATATATCGTCTTACTGTTGTTAATCAAATGTCGGAGAAACTCTCCAAACAGGAAG TAGCACGGGGCGGGTTTTACCCGAGGTCTCTTACCTTCGGTTCCCAAGTAATGCTTCCACTTACAGAACTTTATGGTGGGTTTTTGGTTAGTGGCCAAGTCAAGATTGTTGCCGAGGTTGGTGTTCTTGAAGTTGTTGGCAAGTCAGATGTGTTAGAGGAAACTTTGTTAGTTAATGGAGGCATCAATGTCAATGGGTTTCAAGTTCTTCCTTCACAG GTAGAATCTGTGAACAATCTCTTCAAAAATCACCCAGACATTGCATCAAACTTCCGTCTGGAAAACACTCATCTAAGAACTACATACTTGAATAGCCTACTATGCTTGACTGAGCTTCTGTGCCAGTCCCCTCATAAACTCTCCAATGTTGATCTCGCCAATGCGCACTGTACTCTAACTTGTGTGACAAAAGCCGGTTTTAAGTTGGATTGGTTGGAAAAGAAACTGAAAGAGGTTGGTAAGACTCGGATGCAACAACTTGAACAAAATTTGAAGGACTTGAAGGAGAGTTTATGCTGGAGTTCTGACGATGAGGATGACCTGAGTCGATCTGTTAAGACTTAG
- a CDS encoding TRAF-like family protein (TRAF-like family protein; CONTAINS InterPro DOMAIN/s: MATH (InterPro:IPR002083); BEST Arabidopsis thaliana protein match is: TRAF-like family protein (TAIR:AT1G31400.1); Has 292 Blast hits to 269 proteins in 7 species: Archae - 0; Bacteria - 0; Metazoa - 0; Fungi - 0; Plants - 291; Viruses - 0; Other Eukaryotes - 1 (source: NCBI BLink).) — MVPLTKLLDKNGGFMVNGEVKIVAEVGVLEVVGKSDVLEETSLVMESMYVNGFQVLPSQVEFVKSLFEKHPDIESKLHLKNPHMRITYLNSLLTLTEILSQSPENISNDDLANAYSTLSYVTKAGFKLDWLEKDLKDVGETRIQEIEEELKDIKQKCVEMKHKCVDMEALLEFLL; from the exons ATGGTTCCCCTTACCAAACTTCTTGACAAAAATGGTGGGTTTATGGTGAATGGAGAAGTCAAGATTGTTGCTGAGGTTGGTGTTCTTGAAGTTGTTGGCAAATCAGATGTGTTAGAGGAAACTTCATTAGTGATGGAAAGCATGTATGTCAATGGGTTTCAAGTTCTTCCTTCACAG GTAGAATTTGTGAAGAGTCTGTTTGAAAAGCACCCAGATATCGAATCAAAACTCCATCTGAAGAACCCACATATGAGAATAACATACTTGAATAGCCTACTAACCTTGACTGAGATTCTGAGCCAGTCCCCTGAGAACATTTCCAATGATGATTTGGCCAACGCATATTCTACGCTCTCTTATGTGACAAAAGCCGGGTTTAAGTTAGATTGGTTGGAGAAGGACCTGAAAGATGTTGGTGAGACTCGTATTCAAGAAATTGAGGAAGAGTTGAAAGACATAAAGCAAAAGTGCGTAGAGATGAAGCATAAGTGTGTAGACATGGAGGCTCTTCTGGAGTTCTTACTATGA
- a CDS encoding putrescine-binding periplasmic protein-like protein (putrescine-binding periplasmic protein-related; FUNCTIONS IN: transporter activity; INVOLVED IN: transport; LOCATED IN: chloroplast; EXPRESSED IN: 20 plant structures; EXPRESSED DURING: 13 growth stages; CONTAINS InterPro DOMAIN/s: Bacterial periplasmic spermidine/putrescine-binding protein (InterPro:IPR001188), Bacterial extracellular solute-binding, family 1 (InterPro:IPR006059); Has 4685 Blast hits to 4685 proteins in 1552 species: Archae - 5; Bacteria - 4396; Metazoa - 0; Fungi - 0; Plants - 37; Viruses - 0; Other Eukaryotes - 247 (source: NCBI BLink).), producing the protein MATAAIISVKPPASFYCGGNRRDGGRGITIARVSRDERFHERIVGLSASTVLFIGLSSLRVCSPASARILPPPIVVTENEINTETVAGEENLNEVEDEEKLEADFEAYKSKVYSLTVPLKLVALRGSVPPSWIKEFMSSQGKRVRLKTQFRGNLEEIFFDLSKPSKNGKKGAASTAAADMISIGDSWLSFAIKEKLIEPMKGIEDQDWYKGLSDKWKIYLRRNYAGEKAPDGETWAVPYRWGTMVIAYKKSKFQNYKLAPIEDWADLWRPELAGRIAMVNSPREVVGAVLKYMRASYNTTDLDSQVPGGRLAVEKNLASLMKQIRLFDSNNYLKAFNVGDVWVTVGWSSDVIPVAKRMSNVTVIVPKSGATLWADLWAIPAVSDSGKEAEQRGGRVRGPSPLINQWIEFCLQPARSLPFTREVIPGASPSALDGPLVTEPEKTKKDRTKLDTNLVTGVPPPEILSKCEFLEPLPEATLSEYRLLIETVRKQSQRPGLVEKLKDIVSIKVRGFRAKLDSEMNKNI; encoded by the exons ATGGCTACGGCGGCGATTATTTCCGTGAAACCGCCGGCGAGCTTCTACTGCGGAGGAAACCGACGCGACGGAGGAAGGGGAATCACCATTGCACGAGTTTCTCGAGACGAACGGTTTCATGAGAGGATCGTTGGTCTCTCTGCCTCGACCGTGTTGTTCATCGGTTTAAGTAGCCTCCGCGTCTGTTCTCCGGCCTCCGCTCGAATACTACCACCGCCGATTGTCGTTACAGAGAATGAAATCAACACAGAAACTGTAGCTG GTGAAGAGAATCTAAATgaagttgaagatgaagaaaaactGGAAGCTGATTTCGAAGCGTACAAGTCTAAAGTGTATTCTCTTACTGTCCCGCTAAAACTCGTTGCCTTGCGTGGCTCAGTGCCACCATCATGGATCAAG GAGTTTATGAGCTCACAAGGGAAGAGAGTGAGGTTAAAGACTCAGTTTCGAGGAAATCTTGAAGAGATCTTTTTCGATCTATCGAAACCAAGTAAGAATGGAAAAAAGGGGGCTGCTTCAACTGCAGCAGCTGATATGATCAGCATTGGTGATTCTTGGCTTAGTTTTGCTATTAAGGAAAAGCTAATTGAGCCAATGAAAGGGATAGAAGATCAAGACTGGTATAAAGGCTTGAGTGATAAATGGAAG ATTTATCTCCGCAGGAACTATGCGGGAGAAAAAGCTCCTGACGGTGAAACGTGGGCTGTGCCATACCGCTGGGGCACCATGGTTATAGCATACAAAAAGAGCAAATTTCAGAATTATAAATTGGCACCGATAGAG GACTGGGCTGATCTGTGGCGACCCGAGCTTGCAGGAAGGATCGCAATGGTGAATTCTCCTAGAGAGGTTGTTGGTGCTGTTCTCAAATACATGAGAGCATCATACAATACGACAGACCTGGATTCACAAGTTCCTGGCGGAAGATTAGCAGTGGAGAAAAATCTGGCATCACTCATGAAACAG ATTAGACTATTTGATAGTAACAACTATTTAAAAGCTTTCAATGTCGGAGATGTCTGGGTCACTGTTGGTTGGAGCAGCGATGTTATCCCTGTCGCAAAACGTATGTCTAATGTTACAGTGATTGTTCCCAAATCCGGTGCCACCTTATGGGCTGATCTATGG GCGATCCCGGCTGTTTCTGACTCTGGTAAAGAAGCAGAACAAAGAGGAGGACGAGTCCGAGGCCCATCTCCATTAATCAACCAGTGGATAGAATTCTGCTTGCAACCTGCAAGATCGTTACCATTCACACGGGAAGTAATTCCTGGTGCATCTCCTTCAGCTCTTGATGGTCCTCTGGTTACAGAACccgaaaaaacaaagaaagacagAACAAAACTGGACACAAACCTGGTCACAGGTGTTCCTCCTCCGGAGATCTTGTCTAAGTGTGAGTTCTTGGAACCTTTACCAGAGGCTACGCTATCGGAATATCGGCTTCTGATTGAAACTGTAAGGAAGCAAAGCCAAAGACCTGGCCTTGTGGAGAAACTAAAGGACATTGTTTCAATTAAGGTTCGAGGATTTAGGGCAAAGCTTGACTCCGAGATGAATAAGAACATTTGA
- a CDS encoding TRAF-like family protein (TRAF-like family protein; CONTAINS InterPro DOMAIN/s: TRAF-like (InterPro:IPR008974), MATH (InterPro:IPR002083); BEST Arabidopsis thaliana protein match is: TRAF-like family protein (TAIR:AT1G31400.1); Has 1072 Blast hits to 952 proteins in 89 species: Archae - 0; Bacteria - 0; Metazoa - 245; Fungi - 11; Plants - 769; Viruses - 0; Other Eukaryotes - 47 (source: NCBI BLink).) gives MEDQYEKKITWTIKNFSFVQSQAIDSDIFVVGDSKWHLVAYPKGNGESTNKCLSLYLNVADFQSLPNGWKRHIKYRLTVVNQMSEKLSEQEVIQGWFYKNFHISGFQTMLPLSKLLDKNGGFLVNGDVKIVVEVGVLEVVGKSDVLEETLLVHESIDINGFQVLPSQVESVNNLFEKHPDIVSEFRSKNPLMRTTYLNDLLCLTEILCESSEELSTGDMANAYSTLTCLKKAGFKLDWLEKKLKEVCEARVQEIDEEWKDLTDLKEKF, from the exons ATGGAAGATCaatatgaaaagaagataACATGGACGATTAAGAATTTCTCCTTTGTGCAATCTCAAGCAATTGATTCTGATATTTTCGTAGTTGGTGACTCCAAATG GCATCTTGTGGCCTATCCCAAGGGAAATGGTGAAAGTACTAATAAATGTTTGTCACTGTATCTGAATGTTGCGGATTTCCAATCTTTGCCTAATGGTTGGAAAAGACACATCAAATATCGCTTAACTGTTGTTAATCAAATGTCGGAGAAACTTTCCGAACAGGAAG TAATACAAGGCTGGTTTTATAAAAACTTTCATATCTCTGGTTTCCAAACAATGCTTCCCCTTTCCAAACTTCTTGACAAAAATGGTGGGTTTCTGGTGAATGGTGATGTCAAGATTGTTGTCGAGGTAGGTGTTCTTGAAGTCGTTGGCAAATCAGATGTGTTAGAGGAAACTTTATTAGTTCATGAAAGCATCGATATCAATGGGTTTCAAGTTCTTCCTTCACAG GTAGAATCTGTGAACAATCTCTTTGAGAAGCACCCAGACATCGTATCAGAATTTCGTTCCAAGAACCCACTTATGAGAACAACATACTTGAATGACCTACTATGTTTGACTGAGATCCTGTGCGAGTCCTCTGAGGAACTCTCCACTGGTGATATGGCTAACGCGTATTCTACACtaacttgtttgaaaaaagCGGGGTTTAAGTTGGATTGGCtggagaagaaactgaaagaGGTTTGTGAGGCTCGGGTGCAAGAAATTGATGAAGAGTGGAAGGACTTGACGGACTTGAAGGAAAAGTTTTAG